CCCAGCGCCGCCACGTCCGAGCCCAGGAAGCGCCGGCCGATGAGCGCCGCCACCCGCAGCACCCGCCGCACGGGCTCCTCCAGCGTGCGCCCCATCACCGTGGAGACGGCCTCCGGCGGCCGGTACTCGGTGCGCAGGCGCTCCGACAGGCGCAGGCGCCCCTCCGCGTCCCGCGAGAGGTACCCGCCGTGCTGCAGGTCCTGGAGGATGCGCACGCTGGCCAGCGGGTTGCCGGTGGCCAGGAACGGCACCCACTGCATCAGCGTGCGCACCACGCCCGGCGCCGCGCCGCCCACGAGCGTCACCAACAGCTGCTCGTTCTCCTCGGGGCTCAGCGGGTGGAGCGTCAGCATCCGCAGCGCGCCCCGGCTCGCCAGGGGCGGCGGGGGGCGCGCCGTGCACAAGAGCAGCACGCCCGGCGGCGGGGCCGCGGCCAGCCGGGAGAGCACCGCCAGGGTGCCCTCGTCCGGCCAGTGCACATCCTCCAGCGCCAGCACCAGCGGGTGCACGGCGCCCACCGCGGCGAGCAGGTGCGCCAGGGCCCGGCCCACGCGCTCCGGCTCCAGCCCCTGCACCAGGGCGCCCCCGCCGCCCGGCCCCTCCTGGCCGGGGAGCAGCCGGGACAGCTCCGGCACCAGCCGCCGCAGCTCCTGGGCCTCGCCCGCCAGCGCCCCGCCCGCGGCGCCCCGCACGCGCGCCCCCAGCCCGCCGCGCAGCCCCGTCATCCGCTCCACCAGCTGCCCCAGCGCCTCGCGCAGCGGGGAGTAGGGCACCAGCTCCCCGAGCTGGCGGCAGCGCCCGGAGCCCACCAGCGGACACAGGCCCCCCTCCGGGCGCAGCAGCACCTCGGACAGGAGCCGGCTCTTGCCCAGCCCCGCCTCGCCCACCAGCATGAGCGCGCGGCCCTGGTGCGCGGCGGTGGCCTCCAGCGCCTCCTGCAGCAGCGTCCGCTCGCGCTGGCGCCCCACGAAGGGCACCTCCGCCTCCAGGTGCGCCGGTACCGGCGAGGCCACGGGCTCCCGGTGCCGCACCCGCCCGTTGAGCAGGTCGAAGTACACGGCCTGCAGCCGGATGGCCAGGCGCGCCGCGCCGCCGAAGCGCTGCTCCGGCCCGGGCTCCAGCAGCGAGCGCACCAGCGCCGCCACCGCCGGGGGCACCCGCGGGCAGGCCTCCTCCAGGGGCGTCATCGCGCCCGCGCGCTTGAGCCGGCCCAGCTCCGCGTACGGCGTGCCGCCGGGAAACGGCTGGCGCAGCGAGAGCATCTCGTAGAGCAGCGTGCCCAGCGCGTACAGGTCCACCTTCTCGCTGAAGCGGTCCTCCGCGCCGAAGAAGCACTCGGGCGCCAGGTACGAGAGCGTGCCCGCCACGGGGCCGCCCCGCGGCGAGAGGAAGCCGCCGGACAGCCGCGCCAGGCCGAAGTCCAGCACCTTCACCTGGGGCTCCACCGCGTCGGTGATGATGATGTTGGCGGGCTTCAGGTCCAGGTGCAGCACCTTGGCCTCGTGGCACCAGGCGAGCGCCTCGGCGATGCGGCGCGCGAGCTGGAGCGCCTCCAGCGCCTCCAGGGGCCCGCGCCGCTGGAGGTACTGGCCCAGCACCTCGCCCGGCACCAGCTCCATCACCAGGTACAGCCGCCCATCCTCCAGGAAGCCGTAGCCGAGCACCTCCACCAGGGCAGGGTGGCGCAGGCGCGTGAGCGCCTCGATTTCATTCTGCTGCCAGACGAGCTCCTGCGCGGTGATGGAGCGCGCCGAGTGCTTGCTGACCTTGATGGCCACGGGCCGCTGGGCGCCGTCGCGCGCCCGGTGCACCACCCCGAAGCCGCCGCAGCTCAGCACGTCCTCGATGACGTAGCCGCCCACGGTGCTCCCGGGCACCAACGCGGCGGGGACGCCCGGGGCGTCCTTCTCCAGAACAGGGGAAACCATCGGCTCGGCGGGGCCCCAGAATGCCAGGGAATGCCCCCGGGAGCACCCCCACCCCGGAAATCACGCGGACGGGAGGGACAGCAGGCGGCACAGGCACGCCAGCAGCTCGTCGAAGTGCGTGCCCTTCTGGAAGACGGCATCCACCGCGTGGCACAGCGCCTCCTCGTTCAGCCACCCGGTGACGAGCACCAGCTTGGCGCCGGGCAGCTGGCCGCGCACCAGCGGAATGAGGCTGCGCCCATCCCCGTCCCCCAGCCGCGAGTCCAGCAGCACCGCGTCATACCGCGGCGCGTCGTTGAGCAGCCGGGTGGCCAGCGCGCACGAGTCGGCGGTGACGACGGTGAAGCCCTCGTCCTCCAGCAGCATCGCGAGGGTCATCCGGTTGCCCGGGTCATCCTCCACCAGCAGCAGCCGGTGTGAGCGCCCCGGCGTCATGACGTCATGCCCATCGCCCTCAGGGACCTCCGAGCGGAAAGTGCACCCGGACGCGGGTGCCGGACGGCTCGCCAGGCACCAGCTCCACCCAGCCCTGGCTGCGCAGGGCCAGCCGCTGGACGATGCACAGCCCCACCCCGGCATGGCCGGGCTTGGTC
Above is a genomic segment from Stigmatella erecta containing:
- a CDS encoding serine/threonine-protein kinase PknK, which produces MVSPVLEKDAPGVPAALVPGSTVGGYVIEDVLSCGGFGVVHRARDGAQRPVAIKVSKHSARSITAQELVWQQNEIEALTRLRHPALVEVLGYGFLEDGRLYLVMELVPGEVLGQYLQRRGPLEALEALQLARRIAEALAWCHEAKVLHLDLKPANIIITDAVEPQVKVLDFGLARLSGGFLSPRGGPVAGTLSYLAPECFFGAEDRFSEKVDLYALGTLLYEMLSLRQPFPGGTPYAELGRLKRAGAMTPLEEACPRVPPAVAALVRSLLEPGPEQRFGGAARLAIRLQAVYFDLLNGRVRHREPVASPVPAHLEAEVPFVGRQRERTLLQEALEATAAHQGRALMLVGEAGLGKSRLLSEVLLRPEGGLCPLVGSGRCRQLGELVPYSPLREALGQLVERMTGLRGGLGARVRGAAGGALAGEAQELRRLVPELSRLLPGQEGPGGGGALVQGLEPERVGRALAHLLAAVGAVHPLVLALEDVHWPDEGTLAVLSRLAAAPPPGVLLLCTARPPPPLASRGALRMLTLHPLSPEENEQLLVTLVGGAAPGVVRTLMQWVPFLATGNPLASVRILQDLQHGGYLSRDAEGRLRLSERLRTEYRPPEAVSTVMGRTLEEPVRRVLRVAALIGRRFLGSDVAALGLFTPGEVREALAAAEAHRLCSSSGDACTFASDTVRERLAAHEAREDAADIHRRIGERLRLRHAPPATLGPHWEKAGETMRAASTYVEAGLEAERLLEPIAASQHLRKAYTLLLTLPGTPARDALLVKALCERVRVGCLLGQGPELLQFLEHCGTLPGLTPAQTLLLNSAYARVYYAQGDFARALALSHQCLASPGQEAPRAALCVAKHIVGRALCSTGRFGQAVPVLEEAVALAAELGEVVEQAHSEGLLAIARAHAGQSRLARESVAAASRMALRLGNPVRMAASLFYAAVVAEAECRWDEGVKRTTEMLAYIEANAITGVYQCVARLFAGRQQFHVGQLGRARHLIHQALEVMRRQEVRYGQPCAHAFLGDVEFVAGRFAEARRAYTQGLALANDGAQDEHAAALCLSGLAHLEALEGGAVARVRTLGDEALARLRASGNLSGLVPALQRYAEALEALGDAGGAAPLAEEGRQLVARLGFTESGFWPRVVPGPGEAPLTPQAFWRLNRERAQAAGASAPPGEAGDFDDETVVRPLAPEKS
- a CDS encoding response regulator, which encodes MTPGRSHRLLLVEDDPGNRMTLAMLLEDEGFTVVTADSCALATRLLNDAPRYDAVLLDSRLGDGDGRSLIPLVRGQLPGAKLVLVTGWLNEEALCHAVDAVFQKGTHFDELLACLCRLLSLPSA